The Bacteroides fragilis NCTC 9343 genome includes the window GTCCACCTTCTTGTCATCCACCACCGTTATGATGGCCGAACACATACTAGGCCAGGCGTGGCTGCCGAAATGCGGATCACCGGTCTTCGAACCACGTCCCTGCACACGCTCCAAATAGGTGAAGCCCCGACAACCCAAACGGTCCAGCAAAGCAATGATACGTTCGTAATAAGCCTGATCGAATGTGATTAATACTGATTTCATATCTTGATTTCTTCTTTATTATTTCTTAATCATTTCATCTTTATGCTCTTCAAAGTAAGCCTCCAGCTCACGTTTCCGTCTCAATACCTTACGCTGATGCTTGATACCTGTACCGGCAAAGACGCAGTACAAAGTAGGAATCAGGACCAAAGTCAGAATAGTGGAAACAGTCAGACCACCGATTACGGCAATCGCCATCGGGCTCCACATCTCCGAACCCTGTCCACCACCAATTGCCATCGGGATCATACCGAGAACTGTAGTAGCAGTGGTCATCAATACCGGACGAAGACGGCTCTTCCCTGCTGTTACGACAGAGTTGAGCACAGCCAGTCCACGTTCGCGGCAAAGAGTGATGTAGTCGATAAGTACAATACCATTCTTTACAACGATACCGATCAACATGATGGCTCCCAAGAGGCTCATTACACTCAGCGTGCTCTTTGTAAAGAAAAGGGCCATCAACACTCCACTGAAGGCAAACGGCAGTGAGAACATGATGATGAATGGATAAGTCAATGATTCGAACTGTGCTGCCATCACAATAAACACCAGTACCACAATAAGAATAGCCAGCGTACCCAGGTCGCGGAACGAATCTTGCTGGTCTTCGTACGAACCGGCTACCTGAATCGTTACGTTCGACGGAATATCCATCTTATCGATGATAGCATTACCCGCATTCACTACATTACCCAACGCTTCGCCCGAGATAACGGCCGAAACGGTCACAATACGTTCGCGGTCTTTACGTTCGATAGTAGGAGGAGCAAAGCGCTCGACAACTTTACCCAACTCTTTCACACGTACGGCTTCGCCACGACTGTTATAAATAAGAATGTTCTCGATACTTTCAATACTGGTACGATACTCCGGTGCATAACGCACTTTGATATCGTATTCGTCTCCATCCTCACGATACTTGGAGGCAATGGCACCATTGATACGGTTGCGCAGATAGTTACCGGCAGTTGCCAGGTTCAGTCCGTGCAAAGCCAGCTTCTCACGATCGAAGTCTACCTGATACTCCGGCTGATAATCACTACGGCTGATGTTTACTTCCGATACACCTTTCACATTCAGCAGTTCACGTTTCAAACGTGCAGCTACACTGTCGGTTTCTTCCATACTATAACCATATACCTCGAAGTCGGCACTTGCCTGAGCAGACATACCCGTGTTGCTACCACCCAGGATCACCTGTGCTTTGCTGAACTCCGGATATTTCTTCAGGTCCTCACGCATCTCGTCGCAGACTTGTTCAAGGCTGATGTCACGATCTCCCGGATCGACCAGACTGATATTGAACGAAATGATGTGGGAACCATTGTCCTGCATAGAGGCCCAGGTATTGTCTGAGTCGGCCTGACCTACGGTATAGTTACATACGGTCATTACACCTTTGTATTTATTGAGCCACTGGTTAGTCAGTTTCTCTGAGACCTCCTGTGCCAGCTCCTTGCGTGTTCCGATAGGCAACTCCAACTGAACCGCGATACGGGCATTATCCTGTGCCGGGAAGAACTCGGTTCCGATACTCTTGGCACAGAACAAGCTGACCAC containing:
- a CDS encoding PG0541 family transporter-associated protein, which encodes MKSVLITFDQAYYERIIALLDRLGCRGFTYLERVQGRGSKTGDPHFGSHAWPSMCSAIITVVDDKKVDPLLDALHRMDMQTEQLGLRAFVTNVERSI